In Nitrosospira briensis C-128, a genomic segment contains:
- a CDS encoding head-tail joining protein: MFQEDVTDFLGDFAVPCMKGNVPFSAIFDMPDNSMPFSGADAISTDYSLTYPTGVVSFKRDDVVTVDGVKYTARGVGEKQDDGVFSKVMLQK, translated from the coding sequence ATGTTCCAGGAGGACGTTACCGATTTCCTCGGGGACTTCGCGGTCCCGTGCATGAAAGGTAATGTCCCCTTCTCCGCAATCTTCGACATGCCGGACAACAGCATGCCGTTTTCCGGCGCCGATGCCATTTCAACTGACTATTCCCTCACCTACCCAACCGGCGTCGTTTCATTCAAACGAGATGATGTCGTCACTGTTGATGGCGTGAAGTACACCGCCAGAGGCGTAGGGGAAAAACAGGATGACGGCGTTTTTTCAAAGGTGATGCTGCAAAAATGA
- a CDS encoding phage major capsid protein, whose amino-acid sequence MIKERPAKLKPQVRVVSRILNVDGTRALTNKETRTVELSFSSEEPVEMWYGTEILSHAKGAVRIDGIRQANMPLLFNHNRDDLLGIVESVEIRSGRGYATVRFGKDERGDWAMQQADDGILCNVSFMYRVFKFEEDTEKEIYKATDWEPYEISLVTVPADATVGVGRGAGDEERDVEITSIPKPATAEIKKEIPMKGKRVLQDAAGDGTGGSAGGAPAVVVVDANRERQTGAEAERARIAQIDGLCNQHKIDPEVKRGLIQKGATVEVARGAVLDILQARNTQQAVDLGQGAHADMTQREKDGYSVIRALNASLNQNWKEAGFELEVSNAIAKRLGRVPQNERGFFIPTNIPFAARAAYSTGASATGGALVATDLLAGSFIEVLRNKARVMQMGATVLSGLVGNVDIPRQTGASSTYWTSEGTNTTESEATFDKISLTLKTIGTFSQISRNMLMQSTPDIDMIVRADLIAQLALGIDLAALSGSGSSAQPLGIANVSGIGSVIGGTNGGALTIDQLIDLETAVMAANAPEESLAYMANAKSVGALKKLKSTTGQYLWSGSAVGQRSGTPGEINGYPVARTNQARGNLTKGTAAGICSEVFFGAWNELLIGEWGVLEIVPNPYDASVYKSGGVLIRALQSIDIGVRHAASFSVISDTLTS is encoded by the coding sequence ATGATCAAGGAACGGCCGGCAAAACTTAAGCCGCAAGTTCGTGTCGTCTCACGGATCCTCAATGTTGATGGTACGCGGGCACTGACGAACAAAGAGACCCGAACAGTTGAATTGTCGTTCAGTTCGGAAGAGCCGGTAGAGATGTGGTACGGAACCGAAATCCTGAGCCATGCAAAAGGCGCGGTCCGTATCGATGGCATCCGCCAGGCAAACATGCCGCTCCTGTTCAATCACAACCGCGATGACCTCCTGGGGATCGTTGAAAGCGTGGAGATCAGGAGCGGGCGAGGCTACGCCACCGTTCGCTTTGGAAAAGATGAGCGCGGCGATTGGGCGATGCAGCAGGCCGATGACGGCATCTTGTGCAACGTGTCTTTCATGTATCGGGTATTCAAGTTTGAGGAGGATACCGAAAAAGAAATTTATAAGGCTACCGACTGGGAGCCGTACGAAATCTCACTAGTCACTGTTCCCGCCGACGCTACTGTCGGCGTCGGGCGTGGGGCTGGCGATGAAGAGCGGGATGTGGAAATCACATCCATACCGAAACCGGCGACCGCCGAAATTAAGAAGGAAATTCCAATGAAAGGTAAAAGAGTATTGCAAGACGCTGCCGGCGATGGCACGGGCGGCTCAGCCGGCGGCGCGCCGGCCGTGGTAGTCGTTGACGCAAATCGCGAACGTCAGACCGGCGCCGAAGCTGAACGGGCACGTATTGCTCAAATAGACGGTCTTTGCAACCAGCACAAGATCGATCCGGAAGTGAAGCGTGGCTTGATCCAAAAGGGTGCAACCGTTGAAGTCGCGCGCGGAGCAGTGCTGGACATCTTGCAGGCACGGAATACCCAGCAAGCGGTGGATCTCGGCCAAGGCGCGCATGCCGATATGACCCAGCGTGAAAAGGATGGGTACTCCGTTATCCGCGCCTTGAATGCTTCACTTAACCAAAACTGGAAAGAGGCAGGTTTCGAGCTGGAGGTTTCCAACGCCATCGCCAAACGCCTAGGCCGGGTTCCTCAAAACGAACGCGGCTTCTTCATCCCGACGAACATACCTTTTGCCGCGCGTGCAGCCTACTCGACGGGCGCGTCCGCAACAGGCGGCGCCCTGGTTGCCACTGATCTCCTGGCGGGTTCGTTCATCGAAGTCCTGCGCAACAAGGCTCGCGTGATGCAAATGGGCGCCACCGTCCTCTCCGGACTTGTCGGCAATGTTGACATTCCGCGTCAAACCGGTGCGTCTTCAACCTACTGGACATCGGAAGGCACCAACACCACGGAATCAGAAGCCACTTTCGACAAAATTTCCCTGACACTCAAAACCATCGGCACGTTCAGCCAGATCAGCCGCAACATGCTAATGCAGTCGACCCCCGATATCGACATGATCGTGCGGGCCGATCTGATCGCTCAGCTTGCGCTAGGCATCGATCTTGCCGCTTTGTCCGGCAGCGGTTCATCTGCGCAGCCTCTCGGTATCGCCAACGTATCCGGCATCGGTTCGGTTATCGGCGGCACCAATGGCGGGGCTTTGACCATCGATCAACTTATCGATCTTGAGACGGCGGTCATGGCAGCGAATGCGCCCGAAGAGTCTCTGGCGTACATGGCAAATGCAAAATCGGTAGGCGCGCTCAAGAAACTCAAATCCACCACCGGCCAATATCTTTGGTCAGGCTCGGCGGTTGGCCAGCGTTCCGGAACACCAGGCGAGATCAACGGTTATCCCGTTGCCCGCACCAACCAGGCGCGCGGCAATCTGACTAAAGGCACCGCCGCCGGCATCTGCTCCGAGGTTTTCTTTGGCGCCTGGAATGAGCTGCTGATCGGCGAATGGGGGGTTCTGGAGATTGTTCCGAATCCTTACGATGCGTCGGTTTACAAATCCGGCGGCGTACTGATCCGCGCACTGCAATCTATCGACATCGGCGTGCGTCACGCGGCCAGTTTCTCCGTGATTTCCGACACCCTGACTTCTTAA
- a CDS encoding phage portal protein, producing the protein MSWYDERNVAVKGSVVLAKWNKERALAKARAAKPAQRSYAGAQFTRLTSDWTALNTSADSEILTSLRALRARSRQMVRDNGHAKNAVRIVQNNVVGDGIGMQAQVVNSQGKLQEDINTQIEAAWGKWILSNTCHVAGKLGLTEILRVLMGQQVEAGEMLIRKIRQPFGGGKAHFALEVIEADRLMDQFQTAKAPNGNTIRMGVEMDQWGRPIAYWLHPVHPGDYTFASFVPAKFLRVPAEDIIHPFIIDRWPQSRGVPWFHAVLKKIHDMAGYTEAEIVAARASANIVGFITTPDEAPADDLANGQRVIDAEPGTFKQLLPGESFMGFNPSRPNAALEPFMRYMLREMAAGIGVSYESLSRDYSQSNYSSSRLSLLDDRDLWRVLQGWLIRGVMHNIYCEWMEAAVMSGDLNIPPDYYEDREKYQAVRFKPRGWGWIDPVKEVNAFKTAVRSGFMTVSDVVAQTGGGVDAEDTFKARRQELDMMSDLDLSFDTDPAKVSLPGESQPTAVDPPAEDAPKDGAEEEKQLPASAGFLLEQI; encoded by the coding sequence ATGAGCTGGTATGACGAGCGGAACGTCGCTGTGAAGGGATCCGTGGTCCTGGCGAAATGGAATAAAGAGCGGGCGCTAGCCAAAGCGCGAGCGGCCAAACCGGCGCAACGCTCATACGCCGGGGCGCAATTTACCCGGCTGACATCTGACTGGACCGCTTTAAATACCTCTGCAGATTCAGAGATACTGACCAGTCTCAGGGCGTTGCGCGCAAGGTCGCGCCAGATGGTGCGGGACAACGGCCACGCTAAAAACGCTGTGCGCATCGTACAGAATAACGTGGTGGGCGACGGTATAGGCATGCAAGCCCAGGTGGTCAATAGTCAAGGAAAGCTGCAAGAAGACATCAATACCCAGATCGAGGCCGCATGGGGAAAGTGGATTCTATCGAATACCTGCCATGTCGCTGGCAAGCTGGGGCTCACGGAGATTCTTCGTGTGCTGATGGGCCAGCAGGTAGAGGCCGGCGAAATGCTGATCCGTAAAATCAGGCAACCGTTCGGCGGCGGGAAAGCTCATTTCGCGCTGGAAGTGATCGAGGCCGACCGCTTGATGGATCAATTCCAAACCGCGAAGGCGCCGAACGGCAACACGATCCGCATGGGCGTGGAAATGGATCAGTGGGGTAGGCCCATTGCTTACTGGCTGCACCCTGTTCACCCGGGTGACTACACCTTTGCTTCGTTCGTTCCGGCCAAGTTTTTGCGCGTGCCGGCGGAAGACATCATCCATCCGTTCATAATCGACCGCTGGCCGCAAAGCCGGGGCGTGCCATGGTTCCATGCTGTTCTGAAAAAGATACACGACATGGCCGGCTACACAGAGGCGGAGATTGTCGCGGCGCGCGCGTCTGCCAATATCGTCGGGTTTATTACAACGCCAGACGAAGCGCCGGCGGATGATCTTGCCAATGGGCAGCGCGTCATCGATGCCGAGCCTGGGACATTCAAGCAGTTGCTGCCAGGTGAGTCTTTTATGGGCTTCAATCCAAGCCGCCCGAATGCTGCGCTTGAGCCTTTCATGCGCTACATGCTTCGCGAGATGGCTGCTGGTATCGGTGTAAGTTACGAATCCCTTTCTCGCGACTACTCGCAATCCAACTATTCCAGCAGTCGCCTATCTCTGCTAGATGATCGGGATCTGTGGCGAGTCCTGCAAGGGTGGCTAATCCGCGGTGTGATGCATAATATATATTGCGAGTGGATGGAAGCGGCTGTCATGTCTGGGGATTTGAATATTCCTCCCGATTATTACGAGGATAGAGAAAAGTACCAGGCAGTGCGCTTCAAGCCGCGCGGCTGGGGCTGGATCGATCCGGTCAAGGAAGTGAATGCCTTCAAGACAGCGGTCCGTAGCGGATTCATGACGGTTTCGGATGTTGTGGCGCAAACCGGTGGAGGGGTTGATGCCGAGGATACTTTTAAAGCCAGGCGTCAAGAGCTGGACATGATGTCTGATTTGGACCTGTCTTTCGATACCGATCCCGCCAAAGTTAGTTTACCTGGAGAGTCGCAGCCAACCGCAGTCGATCCTCCGGCCGAGGATGCTCCGAAAGATGGAGCAGAGGAAGAAAAACAATTACCCGCTTCGGCGGGTTTTTTATTGGAGCAAATATGA
- a CDS encoding phage terminase large subunit family protein, translating into MTRTFAPPPKITVAQWAEKYRYISAENSALPGKYSLAITPYLRGILECINDRTVRKVVCQKSAQVGWTDGVINNLIGYTIHIAPAPVIVMFPRDQNAKDYNVEKFNPMVEATPVLTALVQTKTRTADNTQNRKKFPGGFLKFIGSNSTGGVKSTPAKIMIVEEPDDCNLNIKGQGDSIKLLEERGKTYHDRKVIAGGTPSIKGVSSIVAEMLESDQRKNFVPCHECDESHVLAWENVHWHSDETRSHSVYGHALPETAYYACPNCGALWNDAQKNRGVRNGEWRATAEFRGVAGFYLNELYSPFAESKLTRLVEKYLAAKAEEAQGDIGALIAFWNSSLGLSWEYQSDLPTEDVLKDRAEEYEEFVVPWGGLVLTAGVDVQHDRLAVVIRAWGRGEESWLLYWGEIHGDTRLAEQGAWIDLDALLTREFVHAGGTRLMIRAVSIDSSDGVTSDPVYSYVRRRLNKNYMAVKGASTDDGREIFAPPKSSVDTNRQHKHTKHGLKPFIVGTSRAKDLLLEGRLQLTGSGPGRMHWYDTVRLDYWEQLTSEIKVPHRTIRNKKVWKKKSGVRNEALDCEVYALHAARSLKLNLYKESHWLNLEQKVRQADIFTEPATPAAAAVPDVPSVPVVAEKPVIKPKPAPFNPGRKSYSASRW; encoded by the coding sequence GTGACCAGGACCTTTGCGCCGCCGCCGAAAATAACGGTAGCGCAATGGGCGGAAAAGTACCGGTATATCTCAGCAGAGAATAGCGCCTTGCCGGGCAAGTACAGCCTGGCAATCACGCCGTACCTGCGCGGGATCCTCGAGTGCATCAATGATCGGACGGTGCGGAAAGTGGTTTGCCAAAAATCCGCGCAGGTTGGCTGGACCGATGGCGTGATCAATAACCTGATCGGGTACACGATCCACATCGCGCCGGCACCGGTTATCGTGATGTTTCCCAGGGATCAGAACGCAAAGGATTACAACGTCGAAAAATTCAACCCGATGGTTGAAGCGACGCCGGTACTGACAGCCCTGGTACAGACCAAGACTCGCACAGCCGATAACACACAGAACCGGAAAAAATTTCCCGGCGGCTTCCTCAAGTTCATCGGGTCGAACAGTACCGGCGGGGTGAAATCGACGCCTGCAAAGATCATGATCGTTGAGGAACCCGACGATTGCAACTTGAACATCAAGGGTCAAGGCGACTCGATCAAGCTCCTGGAGGAGCGGGGAAAAACGTATCACGATCGAAAGGTTATTGCAGGCGGTACGCCGAGTATCAAGGGTGTCTCCAGCATCGTTGCCGAAATGCTGGAAAGCGATCAGAGAAAAAACTTCGTGCCGTGCCACGAATGCGACGAGTCGCATGTGCTGGCCTGGGAGAACGTGCACTGGCACAGTGACGAAACCCGCAGCCATTCTGTGTATGGGCATGCGCTGCCGGAAACCGCATATTATGCTTGCCCAAATTGCGGGGCACTGTGGAACGATGCACAAAAAAATCGTGGCGTACGCAACGGCGAGTGGCGGGCCACTGCCGAATTTCGCGGCGTGGCTGGTTTCTACCTCAACGAACTCTATTCGCCATTCGCTGAAAGTAAACTTACCAGGCTCGTTGAGAAATATCTCGCAGCAAAAGCCGAAGAGGCCCAGGGTGACATCGGCGCGTTAATCGCGTTCTGGAACTCCTCCCTTGGTTTATCCTGGGAATATCAGAGCGACCTTCCTACCGAAGACGTGCTGAAGGATCGCGCGGAAGAGTACGAAGAATTTGTCGTTCCCTGGGGCGGCCTGGTACTCACCGCTGGTGTGGATGTGCAGCATGATCGGCTGGCAGTAGTTATACGCGCTTGGGGTCGAGGGGAAGAGAGCTGGCTGCTGTACTGGGGCGAGATCCACGGCGACACCCGGCTCGCCGAGCAAGGCGCCTGGATTGACCTTGATGCATTGCTCACGCGCGAGTTTGTTCATGCCGGCGGCACCAGGCTCATGATTCGCGCTGTAAGTATAGATTCGTCAGATGGTGTTACCTCGGACCCTGTATATAGCTATGTGCGCCGGCGCCTGAACAAGAACTACATGGCGGTAAAAGGCGCCTCAACAGACGATGGGCGCGAAATATTCGCTCCTCCCAAATCGTCGGTGGACACCAACCGCCAGCACAAGCACACAAAGCATGGGCTTAAGCCGTTCATAGTTGGGACATCGCGTGCTAAAGATTTGCTGCTCGAAGGCAGGTTGCAGTTGACCGGTTCGGGACCGGGCAGAATGCACTGGTATGACACGGTCCGCCTAGATTACTGGGAGCAGCTCACCAGCGAGATCAAGGTGCCGCACCGCACCATCCGGAACAAAAAAGTTTGGAAAAAGAAATCCGGCGTGCGTAATGAAGCGCTGGATTGTGAGGTCTATGCACTGCACGCGGCGCGCTCGCTGAAGCTGAACTTGTACAAGGAATCACATTGGCTGAACCTGGAACAGAAGGTGCGCCAAGCGGATATTTTCACCGAGCCCGCTACACCTGCAGCCGCCGCGGTTCCTGATGTGCCGTCTGTTCCTGTTGTGGCTGAAAAACCCGTAATCAAGCCAAAACCTGCGCCGTTCAATCCGGGTAGGAAGAGCTATAGCGCGTCGCGCTGGTAA
- a CDS encoding terminase small subunit: MSKIVNKSALSEIVGISERTLTDWQRDGLPVVYSGERGESNQYDTEQVIAWMIAREVAKFQVESQKDRLSRLQGDKVELEIAEKRGLLIPVGEIEPAWNAMVASARSFLRSQPDRLAHLLEVTDGVDAKRDLIAETFDDALRKLSEYESAEGTAEAGDQDLCAAAENNGSAMGGKVPVYLSRE, encoded by the coding sequence TTGAGCAAGATAGTAAATAAATCAGCTCTTTCAGAAATCGTCGGCATTTCTGAGCGAACGTTGACCGATTGGCAGCGTGACGGCCTGCCGGTTGTGTACAGCGGAGAGCGTGGCGAGTCGAACCAGTACGACACTGAGCAAGTAATCGCCTGGATGATCGCCCGGGAGGTTGCCAAGTTCCAGGTGGAATCGCAGAAAGACAGACTATCCCGCCTGCAGGGTGACAAGGTCGAACTGGAGATCGCGGAGAAGCGCGGACTGCTGATTCCTGTGGGTGAGATCGAGCCGGCGTGGAATGCGATGGTCGCATCCGCCCGCTCCTTTCTGCGCTCGCAGCCCGATCGCCTGGCTCATCTTTTAGAGGTAACGGATGGTGTGGATGCCAAGCGCGACCTGATCGCGGAAACTTTTGATGATGCACTACGCAAACTCTCCGAATACGAATCCGCTGAAGGCACTGCTGAAGCGGGTGACCAGGACCTTTGCGCCGCCGCCGAAAATAACGGTAGCGCAATGGGCGGAAAAGTACCGGTATATCTCAGCAGAGAATAG
- a CDS encoding phage tail protein, with amino-acid sequence MIKVSVKADISKALAKLGNVPKEVMDKAVPRALNKIAAQVKTQTSRSIRDAGYGLKVYVIKKQLYIRRARPGDRLAKVGARSAVVPLIDYGARAVKAGVSVNVKNGRKIIAGAFIATMPNGHKGVFVRTGAGHKLRVKNGMRVWSGLPIRQLYGPSVPAAFVNDIVQAALKRKIIDNFPRIFEHEVRYLSLKR; translated from the coding sequence ATGATCAAGGTAAGCGTGAAGGCTGATATAAGCAAGGCCTTAGCTAAGCTTGGTAACGTACCCAAAGAGGTAATGGATAAGGCTGTGCCCAGGGCGCTGAATAAGATAGCGGCGCAAGTGAAGACTCAAACGTCACGCAGCATACGCGATGCGGGTTATGGCTTGAAGGTGTACGTGATCAAGAAGCAGTTGTACATTCGTCGCGCACGTCCCGGTGACCGACTGGCTAAGGTAGGAGCCAGGAGCGCAGTCGTTCCCTTAATAGACTATGGCGCCCGTGCTGTGAAGGCTGGCGTATCAGTCAATGTCAAGAATGGACGCAAGATCATAGCGGGCGCATTCATTGCAACCATGCCCAACGGTCACAAGGGCGTGTTCGTACGTACCGGGGCAGGCCACAAGCTGAGAGTCAAGAACGGCATGAGGGTATGGAGCGGCCTACCGATCAGGCAACTGTATGGCCCGAGCGTACCAGCAGCATTCGTCAATGACATAGTTCAAGCAGCACTGAAGAGGAAGATCATTGATAACTTTCCGCGCATCTTCGAGCATGAGGTGCGATACCTCAGCCTCAAGAGGTAA
- a CDS encoding phage fiber-tail adaptor protein, producing the protein MTGFETDALGDYIIKDPDADLDYAVDWSAWLDGDTINAATWTVGAGLTKHDEAVTNSIATVWLKGGNVGQTYWVSCRIVTANTMPRTEDRSFRVIVKQR; encoded by the coding sequence ATGACGGGATTCGAGACTGACGCGCTCGGCGATTACATCATCAAAGATCCGGATGCGGATCTCGACTACGCGGTGGATTGGTCCGCATGGCTTGATGGCGACACAATCAATGCTGCCACATGGACGGTAGGCGCCGGCCTGACAAAACATGATGAGGCTGTGACCAACTCGATCGCAACGGTGTGGCTAAAAGGCGGAAACGTTGGGCAAACCTATTGGGTGTCGTGCCGGATAGTCACCGCAAATACCATGCCCCGTACCGAGGATAGAAGCTTCCGCGTGATAGTAAAGCAGCGATGA